A single Vulpes vulpes isolate BD-2025 chromosome 16, VulVul3, whole genome shotgun sequence DNA region contains:
- the ZFAND2B gene encoding AN1-type zinc finger protein 2B isoform X1, translating to MEFPDLGAHCSEPSCQRLDFLPLKCDACSGIFCADHVAYAQHHCGSAYQKDIQVPVCPLCNVPVPVARGEPPDRAVGEHIDRDCRSDPAQQKRKIFTNKCERAGCRQREMMKLTCERCGRNFCIKHRHPLDHDCSGQSHPTSRAGLAAISRAQGLASSTSTVPSPSRTLPSSTSPSRATTQSPSRTAPPAIALQNGLSEDEALQRALELSLAETKPQVPSSQEEEDLALAQALSASEAEYRQQQAQSRSLKPSNCSLC from the exons ATGGAGTTTCCGGACCTCGGGGCGCACTGTTCCGAGCCGAGCTGTCAGCGCCTGG ATTTTCTGCCGCTCAAGTGCGACGCCTGCTCCGGCATCTTCTGCGCAGACCATGTGGCCTACGCCCAGCATCACTGTGGATCCGCGTACCAAAAG GACATCCAGGTACCTGTATGCCCGCTCTGTAATGTGCCTGTGCCTGTGGCCAGAGGGGAGCCCCCCGACCGCGCTGTCGGGGAGCACATTGACCGAGACTGCCGCTCAGATCCAGCCCAGCAAAAACGTAAG ATCTTCACCAATAAGTGTGAACGCGCTGGCTGCCGGCAGCGAGAAATGATGAAACTGACCTGTGAGCGCTGCGGCCGGAACTTCTGCATCAAGCACCGGCACCCACTGGACCATGATTGTTCTGGGCAGAGTCACCCAACCAGCCGGGCAGG ACTTGCTGCCATCTCCAGAGCACAAGGTCTAGCTTCTTCTACGAGCACCGTCCCCAGCCCAAGTCGGACCTTGCCTTCGTCTACCTCTCCCAGCAG AGCAACCACCCAGTCTCCATCCCGGACAGCCCCTCCAGCGATTGCCCTGCAGAATGGCTTG AGTGAGGACGAGGCTCTGCAACGAGCCCTGGAACTGTCACTGGCAGAGACCAAACCCCAGGTCCCAAG TTCTCAGGAGGAAGAGGACTTAGCATTAGCACAGGCGCTGTCAGCCAGTGAGGCAGAGTACCGGCAGCAGCAG GCCCAAAGCCGCAGCTTGAAGCCGTCCAACTGCAGCCTGTGCTAG
- the ZFAND2B gene encoding AN1-type zinc finger protein 2B isoform X2, with amino-acid sequence MEFPDLGAHCSEPSCQRLDFLPLKCDACSGIFCADHVAYAQHHCGSAYQKDIQVPVCPLCNVPVPVARGEPPDRAVGEHIDRDCRSDPAQQKRKIFTNKCERAGCRQREMMKLTCERCGRNFCIKHRHPLDHDCSGQSHPTSRAGLAAISRAQGLASSTSTVPSPSRTLPSSTSPSRATTQSPSRTAPPAIALQNGLSEDEALQRALELSLAETKPQVPSSQEEEDLALAQALSASEAEYRQQQGTQREEAGSSQE; translated from the exons ATGGAGTTTCCGGACCTCGGGGCGCACTGTTCCGAGCCGAGCTGTCAGCGCCTGG ATTTTCTGCCGCTCAAGTGCGACGCCTGCTCCGGCATCTTCTGCGCAGACCATGTGGCCTACGCCCAGCATCACTGTGGATCCGCGTACCAAAAG GACATCCAGGTACCTGTATGCCCGCTCTGTAATGTGCCTGTGCCTGTGGCCAGAGGGGAGCCCCCCGACCGCGCTGTCGGGGAGCACATTGACCGAGACTGCCGCTCAGATCCAGCCCAGCAAAAACGTAAG ATCTTCACCAATAAGTGTGAACGCGCTGGCTGCCGGCAGCGAGAAATGATGAAACTGACCTGTGAGCGCTGCGGCCGGAACTTCTGCATCAAGCACCGGCACCCACTGGACCATGATTGTTCTGGGCAGAGTCACCCAACCAGCCGGGCAGG ACTTGCTGCCATCTCCAGAGCACAAGGTCTAGCTTCTTCTACGAGCACCGTCCCCAGCCCAAGTCGGACCTTGCCTTCGTCTACCTCTCCCAGCAG AGCAACCACCCAGTCTCCATCCCGGACAGCCCCTCCAGCGATTGCCCTGCAGAATGGCTTG AGTGAGGACGAGGCTCTGCAACGAGCCCTGGAACTGTCACTGGCAGAGACCAAACCCCAGGTCCCAAG TTCTCAGGAGGAAGAGGACTTAGCATTAGCACAGGCGCTGTCAGCCAGTGAGGCAGAGTACCGGCAGCAGCAG ggtacacagagagaggaggctggGAGCAGCCAGGAGTGA